The Chloroflexota bacterium genome includes a region encoding these proteins:
- a CDS encoding transketolase yields the protein MATETSGRVEQWRELAKQLRVDSIRSTTAAGSGHPTSSMSAADLAAVLLSDYLRYDFDHPTNPNNDHLILSKGHAAPLLYSMYKAAGAVSDEELLTLRKLGSRLEGHPTPDLPWVDVATGSLGQGLPIGVGVALAGKHLDKLPFRTWVICGDSEMAEGSVWEAMSRASDEQLGNLVAIVDVNRLGQRGPTALQWHTEVYVARAKAFGWRAIEIDGHNFAEIDAAFKEASSGGDRPTMIVARTKKGSGASLVEDKENWHGKALSKEQAEAAIAELGGVRQLTVKPKLPAADPGKKPTAASAPSLPTWELGKKYATRQAFGDALVALGAARADVVAIDAEVGNSTFTELFQEKFPERFFQSYIAEQQMVATAVGMSVRHYVPFAATFAAFLSRAYDFIRMSAISRANIRLCGSHAGVSIGEDGPSQMALEDLAMMRAVGGSTVLYPCDANQTARLVAEMADLKGIVYMRTTRAATPVVYAADESFRVGGSKVLRSSGSDSVTIVAAGITVPEALAAADTLAKDGVSARVIDLYSVKPVDAATLSAAASETGGIVVVEDHWSEGGLGSAVLEGLASTGKPLPKVRLLGVSKLPGSGTPAELLDACGISARHIVEAAKGL from the coding sequence ATGGCGACCGAAACTTCCGGCCGGGTCGAACAGTGGCGTGAGCTTGCGAAGCAGCTTCGAGTAGACAGTATTCGGTCGACCACGGCGGCCGGCTCAGGCCATCCCACGTCGTCGATGTCGGCGGCGGACCTGGCGGCGGTCCTGCTCTCCGACTACCTGCGCTACGACTTCGATCACCCGACCAACCCGAACAACGACCACCTGATTCTCTCGAAGGGGCATGCCGCGCCGCTGCTCTACTCGATGTACAAGGCGGCCGGCGCGGTCTCCGACGAAGAGCTGCTGACGCTCCGGAAGCTCGGGAGCCGCCTCGAAGGGCATCCGACGCCGGATCTGCCCTGGGTGGACGTGGCGACCGGCTCGCTGGGGCAGGGCCTGCCGATTGGCGTCGGCGTGGCGCTGGCCGGCAAGCACCTGGATAAGCTGCCGTTCCGAACCTGGGTCATCTGCGGCGACAGCGAGATGGCCGAGGGCAGCGTCTGGGAGGCGATGAGCCGGGCGTCGGACGAACAGTTGGGCAACCTGGTCGCCATCGTGGACGTGAACCGTCTGGGCCAGCGCGGCCCGACGGCGCTCCAGTGGCACACCGAGGTCTATGTCGCCCGCGCCAAGGCGTTCGGCTGGCGAGCCATCGAGATCGACGGACACAACTTCGCCGAGATCGACGCCGCGTTCAAGGAGGCCAGCTCGGGCGGCGACCGGCCGACGATGATCGTGGCGCGCACGAAGAAGGGCTCCGGGGCCTCGCTGGTCGAGGACAAGGAGAACTGGCACGGCAAGGCGCTCTCGAAGGAGCAGGCCGAGGCGGCTATCGCCGAGCTGGGCGGCGTGCGGCAGCTCACAGTCAAGCCGAAGCTACCGGCCGCCGATCCTGGCAAGAAGCCGACTGCCGCGAGCGCCCCGTCGCTGCCGACCTGGGAGCTGGGGAAGAAGTACGCGACCCGGCAGGCGTTCGGCGACGCACTGGTCGCGCTCGGGGCGGCGCGCGCCGATGTGGTCGCCATTGACGCGGAGGTCGGCAACTCGACGTTCACCGAGCTGTTCCAGGAGAAGTTCCCTGAGCGGTTCTTCCAGTCGTACATCGCCGAGCAGCAGATGGTGGCCACCGCCGTCGGCATGAGCGTCCGCCACTACGTGCCGTTCGCGGCGACGTTCGCGGCGTTCCTCTCGCGGGCCTACGACTTCATCCGCATGTCGGCCATCTCCAGGGCGAACATCCGCCTGTGCGGCTCGCACGCCGGTGTCTCGATTGGCGAGGACGGGCCGTCCCAGATGGCGCTCGAAGACCTGGCGATGATGCGGGCGGTCGGCGGCAGCACGGTGCTCTACCCCTGCGATGCCAACCAGACCGCCAGGCTCGTGGCCGAGATGGCGGACCTGAAGGGCATCGTCTACATGCGGACGACGCGGGCCGCGACGCCGGTGGTCTACGCTGCCGACGAGTCGTTCCGTGTTGGCGGCAGCAAAGTGCTGCGCTCGTCAGGCTCGGACAGCGTGACCATCGTCGCGGCCGGCATCACGGTCCCGGAGGCGCTTGCAGCCGCCGACACGCTCGCGAAGGATGGCGTCTCTGCCCGCGTGATCGATCTCTACTCGGTCAAGCCGGTCGACGCCGCGACCCTCAGCGCGGCGGCCTCAGAGACGGGCGGCATCGTGGTGGTGGAGGATCACTGGTCTGAGGGCGGCCTCGGATCGGCGGTGCTGGAGGGGCTGGCGTCGACTGGCAAGCCGCTGCCGAAGGTCAGGCTGCTCGGGGTCAGCAAACTACCCGGGTCTGGTACGCCCGCCGAGCTGCTCGACGCCTGCGGGATCAGCGCCCGGCACATCGTGGAGGCGGCGAAGGGACTGTAG
- the tal gene encoding transaldolase — translation MGNPLVELQQQGQSVWLDYIRRKALLSGDVRQLIEHDGLRGMTANPAIFQAAIAAGDDYDGTIETMVKRGAEPVGIYEQLAVEDIREACDQFRALYDATNGGDGFVSLEVSPTLAYDTEGTLEEARRLWTWVERPNLMIKVPGTAAGVPAIEKLLSEGINVNVTLLFAIEAYEAVAWAYVRALERRVAEGKPVDRVASVASFFVSRVDTMIDPLLDKKAAAESNEAAKAKILGLRGKAAVANARLAYQSFKKIFGDQRFTDLKAHGARVQRPLWASTSVKNPAYSDLLYADALIGPDTVDTMPRETLDAFRDHGTVANTVENDIGGATATLAALESVGVSIKAVTDQLEKEGVEKFEQAFDALLKGIVEKRSALHARA, via the coding sequence ATGGGCAATCCCCTGGTAGAGCTTCAGCAGCAGGGCCAGAGCGTCTGGCTGGACTATATTCGGCGGAAGGCGCTGCTCTCCGGCGACGTTCGTCAACTGATCGAGCACGATGGCCTGCGCGGCATGACGGCAAACCCGGCCATCTTCCAGGCCGCCATCGCCGCCGGCGACGACTATGATGGCACCATCGAGACGATGGTGAAGCGGGGCGCCGAGCCGGTCGGGATCTACGAGCAGCTCGCCGTCGAGGACATTCGGGAGGCGTGCGACCAGTTCCGCGCGCTGTACGACGCGACGAACGGCGGGGACGGCTTCGTCTCGCTCGAGGTCTCTCCGACGCTCGCCTACGACACCGAGGGCACGCTCGAAGAGGCGCGCCGCCTGTGGACCTGGGTGGAGCGCCCGAACCTGATGATCAAGGTGCCGGGCACCGCCGCGGGCGTGCCGGCCATCGAGAAGCTCCTCTCCGAGGGGATCAACGTCAACGTCACGCTGCTGTTCGCCATCGAGGCGTACGAGGCCGTGGCCTGGGCGTATGTGCGTGCCCTGGAACGCCGCGTCGCCGAGGGCAAGCCGGTCGACCGCGTCGCGTCGGTCGCCAGCTTCTTCGTCAGCCGCGTCGATACGATGATCGACCCGCTGCTGGACAAGAAGGCGGCCGCCGAGTCGAACGAGGCAGCGAAGGCGAAGATCCTGGGCCTGCGCGGCAAAGCTGCCGTGGCGAACGCCCGCCTCGCCTACCAGAGCTTCAAGAAGATCTTCGGCGACCAGCGGTTCACCGACCTCAAGGCGCACGGCGCGCGCGTTCAGCGCCCGCTCTGGGCCAGCACCAGCGTCAAGAACCCGGCCTACTCCGACCTGCTGTACGCCGATGCCCTGATCGGCCCGGACACCGTCGATACGATGCCGCGCGAGACGCTCGACGCGTTCCGCGATCATGGCACGGTCGCCAACACCGTCGAGAACGACATCGGCGGTGCGACGGCCACGCTCGCCGCGCTGGAGTCGGTCGGCGTCAGCATCAAGGCGGTCACCGACCAGCTGGAGAAGGAAGGCGTCGAGAAGTTCGAGCAAGCGTTCGACGCGCTGCTCAAGGGGATCGTCGAGAAGCGGTCAGCGCTGCACGCACGGGCCTGA